One genomic window of Peromyscus maniculatus bairdii isolate BWxNUB_F1_BW_parent chromosome 2, HU_Pman_BW_mat_3.1, whole genome shotgun sequence includes the following:
- the C1qc gene encoding complement C1q subcomponent subunit C, translating into MEVGPSCQPQRGLYLLLLLLALPLRSQASTSCYGIPGMPGLPGAPGKDGHDGIPGPKGEPGIPAIPGTRGPKGQKGEPGMPGHRGKNGPMGTFGLPGDPGPRGPPGEPGEEGRYKQKHQSVFTVTRQTAQYPAANGLVKFNSVVTNPQGDYDTSTGKFTCKVPGLYYFVHHTSQTANLCVQLLHNGVKVTSFCDHMSNNKQVSSGGVLLRLQRADEVWLAVNDYNGMVGTEGSDSVFSGFLLFPD; encoded by the exons ATGGAGGTAGGGCCCAGCTGCCAGCCCCAACGCGGACtctacctgctgctgcttctgctggctctgcccctcaggAGCCAGGCCAGCACCAGCTGCTACGGGATCCCAGGGATGCCAGGCCTGCCGGGGGCCCCTGGGAAGGATGGGCATGATGGAATCCCAGGGCCCAAGGGTGAGCCAG GAATCCCAGCCATCCCTGGGACACGAGGACCCAAGGGTCAGAAGGGCGAGCCTGGCATGCCTGGCCATCGTGGAAAAAATGGCCCCATGGGGACCTTCGggcttccaggggatccaggccCCAGGGGACCTCCCGGGGAGCCAGGTGAGGAGGGCCGATACAAACAGAAACACCAGTCAGTGTTCACAGTCACCCGGCAGACCGCCCAGTACCCAGCGGCCAATGGCCTGGTCAAGTTCAACTCTGTGGTCACCAACCCCCAGGGGGACTATGACACCAGCACGGGCAAGTTCACCTGCAAAGTGCCCGGCCTGTACTACTTCGTCCACCACACATCACAGACGGCCAACCTGTGCGTGCAGCTGCTCCACAACGGTGTCAAGGTGACCAGCTTCTGCGACCACATGTCCAATAACAAGCAGGTCAGCTCAGGAGGAGTTCTCCTGCGGCTGCAGAGGGCCGATGAGGTGTGGCTGGCCGTCAACGACTACAACGGCATGGTGGGCACCGAGGGCTCAGACAGCGTCTTCTCAGGCTTCCTGCTGTTTCCTGACTAG
- the C1qa gene encoding complement C1q subcomponent subunit A, producing the protein MEASRGWLVACMLAMTLVATLTEDVCRAPNGKDGVAGNPGRPGRPGLKGERGEPGAAGIRTGIRGPKGDPGESGPPGKPGNMGSPGPNGPLGSSGPPGPKGIKGNPGNIRDQPRPAFSAIRQNPPPTAGNVVIFDKVITNEEGPYQNNTGRFICAVPSYYYFTFQVISKWDICLSIKSSSSRGQPRSSLGFCDANSKGLFQVVSGGTVLQLQRGDQVWIEKDPAKGRIYQGPEVDSIFSGFLIFPST; encoded by the exons ATGGAGGCCTCTCGGGGATGGCTGGTGGCCTGCATGCTGGCCATGACCCTGGTAGCCACACTGACTGAGGATGTCTGCCGAGCACCCAATGGGAAGGATGGAGTTGCAGGGAATCCCGGCCGCCCAGGGAGGCCAGGTctcaaaggagagagaggggaaccag GAGCTGCTGGCATCCGGACTGGAATCCGAGGCCCTAAAGGGGATCCGGGGGAATCTGGGCCCCCTGGCAAACCTGGCAATATGGGGTCCCCGGGGCCCAATGGGCCCCTGGGGAGCAGCGGCCCCCCAGGACCAAAGGGTATCAAAGGCAATCCAGGCAATATCAGGGACCAGCCCCGGCCAGCTTTCTCAGCCATTCGGCAGAACCCACCGCCGACAGCTGGCAATGTGGTTATCTTCGACAAGGTCATCACCAACGAGGAGGGCCCATACCAGAACAACACGGGCCGCTTCATCTGTGCGGTGCCCAGTTACTATTACTTCACCTTCCAAGTGATCTCCAAGTGggacatctgtctgtctatcaagTCCTCCTCCTCCCGGGGCCAGCCCAGGAGTTCCCTGGGTTTCTGTGATGCCAACAGCAAGGGGCTCTTCCAGGTGGTATCAGGGGGCACTGTGCTCCAGCTGCAACGAGGGGACCAAGTATGGATCGAGAAGGACCCTGCAAAGGGTCGCATTTACCAAGGCCCTGAAGTCGACAGCATCTTCAGCGGATTTCTCATTTTCCCCTCTACCTGA